A window of Aquibium oceanicum genomic DNA:
TCATTCCCGCGCTGATGGATGCCGAGAACGGCGTCGTGACGGCTGTCGCCAGCCGGGACGGCGCACGCGCTAAGGCGCTGGCGGAGCGGCTCGGCGCGCCGCATGCTTTCGGCTCCTACGAGGAGTTGCTCGCCTCGGACACGGTGGACGGCGTCTACATTCCCGTGCCGACCTCCGAGCACGTGGAATGGGCCGTCAAGGCGGCCGATGCCGGCAAGCATGTGCTCGTCGAGAAGCCGCTGGGCCTGAAGGCGGCCGACATCCAGGAGGTGATCGCGGCGCGCGACCGCAACAAGGTGCTCATTTGCGAGGCCTTCATGGTCTTCTACCATCCGCAATGGCGCAAAGTGCGAGACCTCATCGCCGAAGGCGCCATCGGTCGGCTGCAGCACGTGCAGGGCGCCTTCACCTACTACAACGTCGACCCCGACAACATGCGCAACCGCCCCGAACTCGGCGGCGGCGGCCTGCTCGACATCGGCGTCTATCCCA
This region includes:
- a CDS encoding Gfo/Idh/MocA family protein, which codes for MFRWGILSTAKIAREHVIPALMDAENGVVTAVASRDGARAKALAERLGAPHAFGSYEELLASDTVDGVYIPVPTSEHVEWAVKAADAGKHVLVEKPLGLKAADIQEVIAARDRNKVLICEAFMVFYHPQWRKVRDLIAEGAIGRLQHVQGAFTYYNVDPDNMRNRPELGGGGLLDIGVYPTVSARLATAAEPRRITARVERGETFGTDVYSMVTADFGSFDLSFYISTQMAARQIMVFHGDEGWIEVETPFNARIYGDDRITLHNQNHTSATVFRFPDTRQYRLQAEAFARAAQGEDVPVFTLENSLLNQKVIDAIFRAGESGGWVGV